Proteins co-encoded in one Sporosarcina sp. FSL K6-1522 genomic window:
- a CDS encoding YufK family protein — MKNPYIYGYLPFVTIVLFSLTFGVYTVSTSVELFKEIGLYTGMREFLTDMQLRMFLLVIYALLFFMVFSALKLIAETIHETAMLFFSKDVQGESYSEAKGGNVIYFFGALVSVVGIQSIQILAAIFLITTLVYFIYTVYKLSKFMTLFSTVGLMFFEIMIWSTIVFSVIYILLKLYNGVIASLPFMENKTD; from the coding sequence TTGAAGAATCCATACATATACGGCTACTTACCATTCGTCACAATTGTGCTGTTCAGTTTAACGTTTGGTGTGTATACAGTAAGTACATCGGTAGAGTTGTTTAAGGAAATTGGTTTATATACGGGGATGCGTGAATTTTTAACAGATATGCAGCTGCGGATGTTTTTACTTGTCATTTATGCGTTGCTTTTTTTTATGGTTTTTTCTGCATTGAAGCTCATTGCGGAGACGATTCATGAAACGGCGATGCTGTTTTTTTCAAAGGATGTACAAGGGGAGTCGTATAGTGAGGCAAAAGGCGGCAACGTTATTTACTTTTTCGGCGCATTGGTATCGGTAGTTGGGATTCAATCGATTCAAATTCTCGCTGCAATCTTTTTAATCACGACGCTTGTTTACTTCATCTACACCGTGTATAAGCTAAGTAAATTCATGACCCTTTTTAGCACGGTAGGGTTGATGTTTTTTGAAATTATGATTTGGAGTACGATTGTGTTTAGCGTTATTTATATTCTCTTAAAGCTTTATAATGGTGTGATTGCAAGCCTGCCTTTTATGGAAAATAAAACAGACTAG
- a CDS encoding transglycosylase domain-containing protein, with protein MLKAFIGFIIILLTIPFLVFMPNAIVTEWHTAGAFNEQMNNSIELSAPTITVPVAMKDRNGLIFSEEYVEWREPLPLVEIPIFVRQLFLESEDAGFFEHRGYDVAAIARAFAANTASDSLGQGASTITQQVVRMRFLSTDKTYERKVTELFYAAELEKQSTKEEILEMYLNEMYFGNQVYGIGAAATYYFNRPLGELNEAELAFIAAIPNNPSLYDPLQRFEKTKARQERLLTILAKNGVLTAEELDVHKNTAIHLNIKKKERNAPAYSTYVLSELEELIAYSEGFTEKMAQAKSDAEKMELQLQLKARTAEVLATGPVIETALNPQKQQHDERAVSALLKPQGLQAGAAVIDNQTREIVSLFAGKDYQKADFNRAYQAIRQPGSAIKPLLVYAPLFESSAYTSKTPVNAGNICIGSYCPTNVGGFVYGTVTVKDAFRHSHNTAAVRLLRSIGIEEAFSYIEPFGFKSVTQKDYNYPAALGGFTKGMTPLELAGAYTSFIDGTYIPAHAIRAVKDRAGNILYEWPKERVNVWSPSTVSIIRDLLQDVVLNGTGRGISYTTGYMGAKTGTTDHYKDLWVGGMNDNYTTAVWLGHDRPKSIQYLSNQKLHLRLFSTLLQD; from the coding sequence ATGTTGAAGGCATTCATCGGCTTTATCATTATTTTATTAACGATACCTTTCCTCGTCTTTATGCCCAATGCAATTGTGACGGAATGGCATACAGCAGGCGCTTTTAATGAGCAAATGAACAACTCCATTGAACTGTCAGCTCCAACCATCACAGTACCCGTTGCGATGAAAGATCGCAATGGCCTTATTTTCTCTGAAGAATACGTGGAATGGCGCGAGCCCTTACCGCTTGTGGAGATTCCTATTTTTGTACGCCAGCTTTTTCTAGAAAGTGAAGACGCCGGATTTTTTGAACATCGGGGATATGACGTGGCAGCCATCGCCCGCGCTTTCGCAGCCAACACAGCGAGTGACAGTTTAGGGCAAGGTGCTTCTACCATTACGCAACAAGTTGTGCGCATGCGGTTTTTATCGACAGACAAAACGTATGAACGGAAAGTAACAGAACTCTTTTATGCAGCGGAATTAGAGAAGCAATCTACAAAAGAAGAAATTCTTGAAATGTATTTAAACGAAATGTATTTCGGAAACCAAGTGTACGGCATCGGTGCCGCGGCGACCTACTACTTCAACCGTCCTTTAGGGGAATTAAATGAGGCGGAATTGGCTTTCATTGCCGCGATTCCGAACAATCCTTCTTTATACGATCCATTACAGCGTTTCGAAAAGACAAAAGCACGTCAAGAACGCTTGTTAACGATTCTTGCTAAGAATGGGGTTCTCACAGCTGAAGAACTAGACGTACATAAAAATACGGCTATCCACTTGAACATTAAAAAGAAGGAACGCAATGCGCCTGCCTACAGTACATATGTCCTTTCCGAGCTGGAGGAACTGATTGCCTATTCCGAAGGCTTCACCGAAAAAATGGCACAAGCAAAAAGCGACGCCGAGAAGATGGAATTGCAATTGCAACTAAAAGCACGGACAGCAGAAGTATTAGCGACAGGCCCCGTCATTGAAACAGCACTTAATCCTCAAAAGCAGCAACACGATGAGCGAGCCGTTTCCGCTCTGTTAAAACCACAAGGGCTACAAGCGGGAGCCGCTGTTATTGACAATCAAACCCGAGAAATCGTTAGCTTATTCGCAGGGAAAGATTATCAAAAAGCCGATTTCAATCGAGCCTATCAAGCCATTCGGCAACCTGGTTCTGCCATCAAACCCCTGCTTGTCTATGCACCACTCTTTGAAAGTAGTGCCTATACAAGTAAAACACCTGTAAACGCGGGCAACATTTGCATCGGTTCCTATTGTCCTACAAACGTTGGTGGCTTCGTCTATGGGACCGTCACCGTGAAGGATGCTTTCCGTCACAGCCATAATACAGCAGCTGTTCGCCTGTTGCGGAGCATTGGCATTGAGGAAGCTTTCAGTTATATCGAGCCTTTCGGATTTAAGTCTGTCACGCAAAAGGATTATAACTACCCTGCGGCGCTCGGCGGCTTTACAAAAGGAATGACACCTCTTGAACTTGCTGGAGCCTATACAAGCTTCATAGACGGTACGTATATACCTGCCCATGCGATTCGAGCCGTAAAGGATCGAGCAGGCAATATTTTGTACGAATGGCCGAAAGAGCGTGTCAATGTTTGGTCCCCTTCGACCGTGTCCATCATTCGCGACTTACTGCAAGATGTCGTGTTAAATGGCACAGGGCGCGGTATTTCCTATACAACGGGCTATATGGGAGCCAAAACAGGCACGACAGACCATTACAAAGATCTATGGGTCGGGGGAATGAATGACAACTACACAACAGCGGTCTGGCTTGGCCATGATCGACCAAAGTCTATTCAATACTTAAGCAATCAAAAACTGCATTTACGTCTATTCTCCACACTACTTCAAGACTAG
- a CDS encoding MFS transporter yields the protein MDVRKRNFIIILISNFLVAGTMTMIMPFLSLYIETFGDYSDAYVQKWSGLIFGATFVTALIMSPIWGRVADKYGFKPILLINGFGIAISVFLMGFVNSVEAFFLLRLLNGVVTGFIPTSLAFVSSQTAKEEAGKMLGTLQMGSVTGTLFGPALGGLLADAFGFQYTFIITSISVTLAAIIVLFGIKEQQRIKSARANLYSRKTILSGLLHHRLMLNIMIVTALIQIGNFSIQPLLSLYVAELTDAKDVAFLAGITFSAAGLGNLLFARRWGKLGDDIGYEKVLAILLVLSFIFIIPQAYVTELWQLMIFRLLFGIALGGMIPITTALVRREAPIDIQGEVMGYNTSFRFLGNIIGPMFGGIVSGFIGISSVFIVTGVLFLVGFSFLYYAKRKPSQDFEDFLATQQQRAHT from the coding sequence ATGGACGTGCGTAAACGAAACTTTATCATCATTTTAATTTCCAATTTTCTCGTCGCAGGAACGATGACGATGATCATGCCTTTCCTTTCTCTTTATATTGAAACATTCGGGGACTATTCCGACGCTTATGTCCAGAAATGGTCTGGGCTTATTTTTGGTGCTACCTTTGTGACAGCACTCATTATGTCACCCATTTGGGGACGCGTTGCCGATAAATACGGGTTTAAGCCCATTCTCCTTATCAACGGCTTTGGGATTGCAATATCCGTCTTTTTAATGGGCTTTGTTAATTCCGTAGAAGCCTTTTTCTTACTACGTCTACTGAATGGGGTCGTTACAGGGTTTATCCCAACCTCTCTCGCCTTCGTTTCCTCACAAACTGCTAAGGAAGAAGCCGGCAAAATGCTCGGCACTTTACAAATGGGCAGCGTAACAGGCACGCTGTTTGGCCCTGCTTTAGGCGGCTTGTTAGCAGATGCCTTCGGATTCCAATACACCTTCATCATCACATCTATTTCTGTCACACTTGCAGCGATTATCGTCTTATTTGGGATTAAAGAACAACAGCGCATCAAAAGTGCAAGAGCCAATCTTTATTCACGAAAAACGATTTTAAGTGGGCTATTGCATCATCGCCTCATGCTGAATATCATGATTGTCACGGCACTGATTCAAATTGGGAATTTTAGCATTCAGCCATTGTTATCACTTTATGTTGCGGAGTTAACCGATGCCAAAGACGTCGCATTTCTCGCCGGGATTACATTTAGCGCCGCGGGTTTGGGCAATCTATTGTTTGCTCGTCGCTGGGGCAAGCTTGGGGATGACATCGGGTATGAAAAAGTGTTAGCCATTTTATTGGTATTATCGTTCATCTTTATTATTCCGCAAGCCTATGTGACCGAGCTATGGCAACTGATGATTTTTAGATTGCTGTTCGGGATTGCGCTCGGCGGGATGATTCCAATTACGACCGCACTCGTTAGACGGGAAGCACCGATCGATATTCAAGGTGAAGTCATGGGTTACAATACGAGCTTCCGTTTCCTCGGAAATATTATTGGCCCGATGTTCGGTGGTATTGTCAGTGGGTTTATCGGTATTTCGTCGGTCTTTATCGTAACGGGTGTGCTGTTCTTAGTCGGATTTTCTTTCTTGTATTATGCGAAAAGAAAGCCTTCGCAAGACTTTGAGGATTTCCTTGCTACGCAACAACAGCGAGCACATACTTGA
- a CDS encoding peptidylprolyl isomerase gives MKKIYFSLLMLIILVLVAACGTGTTKDNEQEKEKQPPAEETNAPESEQSADESSAAEENNVNDQEEATTMYPQLSKEVAANEALVVMNTTLGSIKIKLFPEQAPKTVENFLTHAENGYYDGIIFHRVIEDFMIQGGDPTGTGMGGESIYGATFEDEFTMDLFNLNGALSMANAGPGTNGSQFFIVQASQAPGSAKQMEQGGWPAEIAKAYEEMGGTPHLDQKHTVFGQVIEGMDVVNKIAAVKKGRQDKPVEDVKIESIEILQK, from the coding sequence ATGAAAAAAATCTATTTCTCTTTGCTCATGCTCATTATTCTCGTGCTTGTCGCCGCATGCGGTACAGGGACGACCAAGGATAATGAACAAGAGAAGGAAAAACAACCTCCAGCTGAAGAAACGAACGCGCCGGAGTCAGAACAATCTGCTGATGAATCATCGGCTGCAGAAGAAAATAATGTAAACGACCAAGAGGAGGCAACAACCATGTATCCACAGTTATCGAAAGAAGTAGCAGCAAACGAAGCACTTGTAGTAATGAACACAACACTAGGCTCGATTAAAATTAAGCTTTTCCCTGAACAAGCACCAAAAACAGTTGAAAACTTTTTAACACATGCGGAAAATGGCTATTACGATGGCATCATCTTCCACCGCGTTATTGAAGACTTCATGATCCAAGGTGGCGACCCAACAGGTACAGGAATGGGTGGAGAAAGCATTTACGGTGCTACATTTGAAGATGAGTTCACAATGGACCTATTCAACCTAAATGGTGCATTATCAATGGCAAACGCTGGTCCTGGAACGAACGGTAGCCAGTTCTTCATCGTTCAAGCGTCACAAGCTCCTGGATCTGCGAAACAAATGGAACAAGGCGGATGGCCGGCAGAAATCGCGAAAGCTTACGAAGAAATGGGCGGCACACCACACCTTGACCAAAAGCATACGGTATTTGGACAAGTCATTGAAGGTATGGACGTTGTCAACAAAATTGCAGCAGTGAAAAAAGGTCGTCAAGACAAACCAGTTGAAGACGTTAAGATCGAATCAATCGAAATTCTTCAAAAGTAA
- a CDS encoding MalY/PatB family protein, with protein sequence MSIFEEVIERRETRSVKWDLMQKIYGIEDASDMLPMWIADMDFAAPDVIVNAMKERLDHPVFGYSYMCEGCKDAVRTWLAERHGWQTDNDWMLFHHGVVPAIASVVETFTTPGDGILITSPVYPPFFQIPGRQQRTIVDCAMHEENGAYSIDFEAFEKRLQQNVKLFILCNPHNPGGIVWKEDELKEIIRLCAKYDVLILSDEIHADLVFPGHTHIPLVTLAGEEAKRIITCVAPTKTFNIAGVQASVMIATDPGVREQLSLHAMAHGQMDLSPFAAAALTAAYREGGPWLAELLETVSCNMDYVIHELTTAVPGLKIAKPHATYLLWIDYRGTGLTEEAMMDKLLTTGKLALEPGSKYGEAGRGFLRMNVATPRALVEEGVKRFIMAMND encoded by the coding sequence ATGAGCATATTTGAAGAAGTGATTGAACGACGTGAAACCCGCTCTGTTAAGTGGGATCTGATGCAAAAAATTTATGGAATCGAAGACGCATCTGATATGTTACCAATGTGGATTGCTGACATGGATTTTGCTGCACCTGACGTCATCGTCAATGCGATGAAAGAACGGTTAGATCATCCTGTTTTCGGCTACTCGTATATGTGTGAAGGTTGTAAAGATGCCGTGCGCACTTGGCTTGCTGAACGCCACGGATGGCAAACTGACAACGACTGGATGCTGTTTCACCATGGCGTTGTACCGGCAATTGCCTCCGTCGTTGAAACATTTACAACACCAGGAGATGGCATTCTCATTACATCTCCTGTCTATCCACCATTTTTCCAAATTCCGGGTCGCCAACAGCGAACGATTGTTGATTGCGCTATGCATGAAGAAAATGGGGCATACTCCATCGACTTTGAGGCATTCGAAAAACGTCTACAACAAAATGTAAAACTATTCATCCTATGTAATCCACATAACCCTGGAGGAATTGTCTGGAAAGAAGACGAACTAAAAGAAATAATTAGACTTTGCGCAAAGTATGATGTGCTTATTTTGTCTGACGAAATTCATGCAGATCTTGTTTTCCCAGGTCATACACATATTCCACTTGTGACGCTTGCTGGCGAAGAAGCAAAACGCATTATTACATGTGTAGCGCCAACAAAGACCTTTAACATTGCAGGTGTCCAAGCTTCGGTCATGATTGCGACTGATCCTGGCGTACGCGAACAACTATCATTACATGCTATGGCACACGGACAAATGGATTTGAGCCCATTCGCTGCGGCGGCGCTAACGGCTGCTTACCGTGAAGGTGGCCCTTGGCTCGCAGAATTACTAGAGACTGTTTCTTGTAACATGGACTACGTGATTCACGAACTGACAACAGCTGTTCCTGGCTTAAAAATTGCGAAGCCACATGCTACATACCTGTTATGGATTGACTATCGTGGTACAGGGTTAACCGAGGAAGCAATGATGGACAAGCTGTTAACAACAGGGAAACTTGCACTTGAACCGGGGTCCAAATACGGTGAAGCAGGACGTGGCTTCTTACGCATGAACGTCGCAACACCACGCGCACTCGTCGAAGAAGGTGTAAAGCGCTTCATTATGGCGATGAACGACTGA
- a CDS encoding DUF1871 family protein — MQTIEINKKAVALLEQWDPFEVGTKAYELEIVDVVSELHRLDHPTDLAKRIREIYEHSYRLWIPIENCMKISYKLLAIKYEAKCIV; from the coding sequence GTGCAAACAATCGAAATAAATAAAAAAGCCGTTGCCCTTCTTGAACAATGGGATCCGTTTGAAGTGGGAACGAAAGCATATGAACTTGAAATTGTCGATGTTGTCTCGGAATTGCATCGTCTCGATCATCCGACAGATCTTGCGAAGCGAATTCGCGAAATCTATGAACACTCTTATAGGTTATGGATTCCAATCGAAAACTGCATGAAAATTTCTTATAAGTTATTAGCGATTAAATATGAGGCGAAGTGTATCGTCTAA